In Flavobacterium gelatinilyticum, a genomic segment contains:
- a CDS encoding electron transfer flavoprotein subunit beta/FixA family protein, whose translation MKILVCISHVPDTTSKINFTNGDSEFDTNGVQYVINPNDEFGLTRAIWFQEQQGANVTVVNVGGPDTEPTLRKALAIGANEAIRVNANPSDGFFVAKQLAEVIKNGGYDLVIAGKESLDYNGGMVPGMIAAILGSNFLNSCTSLTIDGNNVKAVREIDGGKETVSTTLPLIIGAQKGLVEEKDLRIPNMRGIMTARTKALTILEPVDAAVNTKAVKFEKPAPKSAVKLVSADNLDELINLLHNEAKVI comes from the coding sequence ATGAAAATACTAGTTTGCATCAGCCATGTGCCTGATACTACTTCAAAAATTAACTTTACCAACGGTGACTCAGAATTTGACACTAACGGTGTACAATATGTAATTAATCCTAACGATGAATTTGGTCTTACACGTGCAATCTGGTTCCAGGAACAGCAAGGCGCAAATGTGACTGTAGTAAACGTTGGAGGTCCAGATACAGAACCAACATTGCGTAAAGCTCTGGCAATAGGTGCAAACGAAGCTATTCGTGTAAACGCAAATCCTTCTGACGGATTTTTTGTTGCAAAACAATTAGCAGAAGTAATTAAAAACGGCGGGTATGATTTAGTAATAGCCGGAAAAGAATCTTTAGATTACAATGGCGGAATGGTTCCGGGAATGATCGCAGCAATTTTAGGTTCTAACTTCTTAAACTCTTGTACAAGTTTAACGATTGACGGAAACAACGTAAAAGCTGTTCGTGAAATCGACGGTGGAAAAGAAACTGTAAGCACTACTCTTCCGTTAATCATTGGTGCGCAAAAAGGCCTTGTTGAAGAAAAAGACCTGCGTATCCCGAACATGAGAGGAATTATGACTGCAAGAACTAAAGCACTTACTATTCTTGAGCCGGTTGATGCAGCTGTAAACACAAAAGCGGTTAAATTTGAAAAACCAGCTCCAAAATCAGCAGTAAAATTAGTTTCTGCAGATAATTTAGATGAGTTAATCAATTTATTACACAACGAGGCAAAGGTGATTTAA
- a CDS encoding electron transfer flavoprotein subunit alpha/FixB family protein yields MSILIYAESAEGKFKKVAFELASYAKKVAESLGTTVTALTVNISDVSELAKYGVDKVLKVSNDKLAGFNAKAYADVIKQAAQKEEAKLVLLSSTTDSIYLSPLVAVALEAGFASNVVGLPVSTSPFQVKRTAFSNKAFNITEISTEVKVLGLAKNSYGLFESAGAAAAEDFSPAIGDEDFGVKVESVEKVSGKVSIADADIVVSGGRGLKGPENWGLIEDLASVLGAATACSKPVSDLGWRPHSEHVGQTGKPVATNLYIAVGISGAIQHIAGINSSKVKVVINNDPEAPFFKVADYGVVGDAFEIVPQLTEKLKAFKAQHS; encoded by the coding sequence ATGTCAATATTAATATACGCAGAATCTGCAGAAGGAAAATTTAAAAAAGTGGCTTTCGAATTAGCGTCTTACGCTAAGAAAGTTGCTGAATCATTAGGAACTACTGTTACAGCTCTAACTGTAAACATCAGCGATGTAAGCGAATTAGCAAAATACGGAGTTGACAAAGTTCTAAAAGTAAGCAATGACAAATTAGCGGGTTTTAATGCAAAAGCTTATGCTGATGTCATTAAACAAGCGGCTCAAAAAGAAGAAGCAAAATTAGTTTTACTATCTTCAACTACAGACAGTATTTATCTTTCACCACTGGTTGCTGTTGCTTTAGAAGCCGGTTTCGCTTCAAATGTAGTTGGATTACCGGTAAGCACTTCACCTTTTCAGGTAAAAAGAACTGCTTTTTCAAACAAAGCTTTCAACATTACAGAAATCAGCACAGAGGTAAAAGTGCTTGGTTTAGCTAAAAACTCTTACGGACTTTTTGAAAGCGCAGGAGCAGCCGCTGCAGAAGATTTCAGCCCAGCAATTGGAGACGAAGATTTTGGTGTAAAAGTAGAATCTGTAGAGAAAGTATCAGGAAAAGTTTCTATCGCAGATGCTGATATCGTAGTTTCTGGCGGACGTGGTTTAAAAGGTCCGGAAAATTGGGGATTAATCGAAGATCTTGCCTCTGTTTTAGGCGCTGCAACTGCATGTTCTAAGCCTGTTTCAGATTTGGGATGGAGACCTCACAGCGAGCACGTTGGACAAACAGGAAAACCGGTTGCAACCAACTTATATATTGCTGTAGGTATTTCAGGAGCGATTCAGCACATTGCAGGTATCAACTCTTCTAAAGTAAAAGTAGTAATCAATAACGACCCTGAAGCTCCTTTCTTTAAAGTGGCAGATTACGGAGTTGTTGGCGATGCATTCGAAATTGTACCTCAATTAACAGAGAAATTAAAAGCTTTTAAAGCACAACATTCTTAA
- a CDS encoding bifunctional nuclease family protein has protein sequence MSLVKLSIKGISYSQTQNGAYALILNEVDGERKLPIVIGAFEAQSIAIALEKEIKPPRPLTHDLFKNFAERFDIVVKQVIIHKLVDGVFYSSLICERDKIEEIIDARTSDAIALALRFNAPIFTYKNILDKAGIYLKSNTAETDQGAQEIDDVLSNPETFGREEESNQSGDVYAKHSLQELNELLDQAVSQEDYEKAAKIRDEISRR, from the coding sequence ATGAGTCTAGTAAAATTATCCATAAAAGGAATTTCATACAGTCAAACTCAAAATGGCGCTTATGCCTTAATTTTGAATGAAGTCGACGGCGAAAGAAAATTACCTATTGTTATTGGTGCTTTTGAAGCCCAGTCAATCGCTATTGCTTTAGAAAAAGAAATAAAACCGCCTCGTCCGTTAACACACGATTTATTTAAAAACTTTGCTGAAAGATTTGATATTGTCGTAAAACAAGTAATCATACACAAATTGGTTGACGGTGTTTTTTATTCGAGTTTAATCTGTGAAAGAGATAAAATTGAAGAAATAATTGATGCCAGAACATCTGATGCCATTGCACTTGCATTACGTTTCAACGCACCAATTTTTACCTACAAAAACATTCTGGACAAAGCCGGAATTTATTTAAAATCAAATACTGCAGAAACAGATCAGGGCGCACAGGAAATTGACGATGTATTGTCGAATCCTGAAACTTTCGGACGAGAAGAAGAAAGCAACCAGTCAGGAGATGTTTACGCAAAACATTCTTTACAGGAATTAAACGAACTTCTTGATCAGGCTGTTTCTCAGGAAGATTACGAAAAAGCAGCAAAAATAAGAGACGAAATCTCGAGAAGATAA
- a CDS encoding thymidylate synthase, which produces MKQYLDLVKHVLENGNQKGDRTGTGTKSVFGYQMRFDLSEGFPMVTTKKLHLKSIIYELLWFLKGDTNIKYLKENGVKIWDEWADSHGDLGPVYGHQWRNWNSEEIDQISELITELKTNPNSRRMLVSAWNPSVLPDTKKSFEENVANNKAALPPCHAFFQFYVAAPDMEKGETKGKLSCQLYQRSADIFLGVPFNIASYALFTMMIAQVCDLEPGEFIHTFGDAHIYNNHFEQLELQLTREPKPLPKMILNPEIKNIFDFDYDDFTLVDYDPHPAIKGSVAV; this is translated from the coding sequence ATGAAACAATACTTAGATTTAGTAAAACACGTTTTAGAAAACGGAAATCAAAAAGGTGATAGAACCGGAACCGGAACAAAAAGTGTTTTTGGCTACCAGATGCGTTTTGATTTAAGTGAAGGTTTCCCAATGGTTACAACTAAAAAACTTCATTTAAAATCAATCATTTACGAATTACTTTGGTTTTTAAAAGGAGACACCAATATCAAATATCTCAAAGAAAACGGTGTAAAAATCTGGGATGAATGGGCTGATTCTCATGGTGATTTAGGTCCTGTTTACGGTCATCAGTGGCGTAACTGGAACAGCGAAGAAATCGACCAGATATCTGAATTAATTACTGAGTTAAAAACAAACCCTAACAGCCGCAGAATGCTGGTTTCTGCCTGGAATCCTTCGGTTTTGCCGGATACTAAAAAGTCGTTTGAAGAAAATGTAGCCAATAACAAAGCCGCGCTTCCTCCATGCCACGCTTTTTTCCAGTTTTATGTTGCTGCTCCGGACATGGAAAAAGGAGAAACAAAAGGAAAATTATCCTGCCAGTTATACCAGCGCAGCGCTGACATATTTTTAGGAGTTCCATTTAACATTGCATCTTATGCTTTATTCACCATGATGATTGCTCAGGTCTGCGATTTAGAACCCGGCGAGTTCATTCATACTTTTGGCGATGCGCACATCTACAATAATCATTTTGAACAGCTGGAATTGCAGTTAACACGTGAGCCAAAACCATTACCAAAAATGATTTTAAATCCGGAGATCAAAAACATTTTTGATTTTGATTATGACGATTTTACACTTGTCGATTACGATCCGCATCCTGCCATAAAAGGCAGTGTTGCCGTATAA
- a CDS encoding isoamylase early set domain-containing protein gives MSLKKQFVKTKPVCKVTFSIDAKDADSAAVVGDFNNWNAEEGVLSKLKNGTFKATYDLVKDAIYEFKYVIDGAYVNDPEADFYKWNDFAGSENGVVVV, from the coding sequence ATGTCTCTTAAGAAACAATTTGTCAAAACAAAACCGGTTTGCAAAGTAACTTTTTCTATTGATGCCAAAGATGCTGATTCGGCAGCGGTTGTGGGCGATTTTAACAACTGGAATGCTGAAGAAGGTGTTTTAAGCAAGCTGAAAAACGGAACATTTAAAGCAACCTATGATCTTGTTAAAGATGCGATTTACGAGTTTAAGTACGTAATTGACGGGGCTTATGTAAACGATCCGGAAGCCGATTTCTATAAATGGAATGATTTTGCCGGAAGTGAAAATGGTGTAGTAGTTGTATAA
- a CDS encoding 2TM domain-containing protein produces MEKEVHEQYEYARRRIRQKKVLYFHFVLFLLGSLFIFVANKFFGFGASSEQNWCLWIITLWFFLFILHFIKVYITDRFMNKKWEREQIDRLVALQQKRIAQLESKINDDTENKI; encoded by the coding sequence ATGGAAAAAGAAGTTCACGAACAATATGAGTATGCCAGAAGACGCATCAGACAAAAAAAAGTCCTGTATTTCCATTTCGTACTCTTTCTGCTTGGCAGCTTATTTATATTTGTCGCTAATAAATTTTTCGGTTTTGGAGCTTCTTCAGAACAAAATTGGTGTCTTTGGATTATAACTTTATGGTTCTTTCTTTTTATACTGCACTTTATAAAGGTTTACATTACAGACCGTTTCATGAATAAAAAATGGGAAAGAGAGCAAATTGACAGACTTGTTGCTTTACAGCAAAAAAGGATCGCTCAATTAGAGTCAAAAATAAATGATGATACTGAGAATAAAATTTAG
- a CDS encoding dihydrofolate reductase encodes MIIMIAAVAENNALGKNNDLIWHLPNDFKRFKSLTTNHHIIMGRKTFESFPKPLPNRIHIVITRQIDYKPEGCIVVDSIEKAIALCPENEDSYIIGGGEIYNLGMPHTDIIEITKVHHSFDADTFFPKISKSEWQLVEAEENYKDEKHLYDYTYETYIRK; translated from the coding sequence ATGATTATAATGATTGCGGCTGTTGCCGAAAACAATGCCCTGGGAAAAAACAATGATTTGATATGGCATCTCCCAAATGATTTTAAAAGATTCAAATCTCTTACTACCAATCATCACATTATTATGGGAAGAAAAACTTTTGAAAGCTTCCCGAAACCTTTGCCAAACAGAATACATATTGTTATAACACGACAAATAGATTATAAACCCGAAGGCTGCATTGTTGTCGACAGTATTGAAAAAGCCATTGCATTATGTCCCGAGAATGAAGATTCATACATAATTGGCGGAGGCGAAATTTACAATTTAGGAATGCCTCATACTGATATAATAGAAATAACCAAAGTACATCATTCTTTTGATGCTGATACTTTTTTTCCAAAAATCAGCAAAAGCGAATGGCAGCTGGTTGAAGCTGAAGAAAATTATAAAGATGAAAAACATCTTTATGATTACACCTACGAAACTTACATTAGGAAATAA
- the ubiE gene encoding bifunctional demethylmenaquinone methyltransferase/2-methoxy-6-polyprenyl-1,4-benzoquinol methylase UbiE translates to MSEKITPYKDSSLGKKEQVAQMFDNISGNYDNLNRVISFGIDTKWRKKVLKIVSDSKPKTILDIATGTGDLAILMAKTNAEKIIGLDISAGMLEIGKKKIEEKKLSSRIDLVLGDSENIPFEDNYFDAITVGFGVRNFENLEKGFSEILRVLKPNGVFVILETSVPDKTPYRQGYKFYTKNILPVIGKLFSKDNSAYGYLSESAAAFPYGEALNNILRKTGFIDVTAMPQTFGVATIYSASKK, encoded by the coding sequence ATGTCTGAAAAAATCACTCCATATAAAGACTCTTCTTTAGGTAAGAAAGAGCAGGTTGCCCAAATGTTTGACAACATTTCTGGGAATTACGATAATTTAAATCGTGTAATTTCATTTGGTATCGATACTAAATGGAGAAAAAAAGTACTCAAAATAGTTTCTGATTCTAAACCAAAAACGATTCTTGATATTGCTACAGGAACCGGTGATCTTGCTATTTTAATGGCTAAAACCAATGCTGAAAAAATTATAGGTTTGGATATTTCTGCCGGAATGCTTGAAATTGGGAAAAAGAAGATCGAAGAAAAAAAACTAAGCAGCAGAATAGATTTAGTTTTGGGAGATTCTGAAAACATTCCGTTTGAAGACAATTATTTTGATGCTATTACTGTAGGTTTCGGGGTGCGTAATTTTGAAAACCTGGAAAAAGGGTTTTCTGAAATTTTACGTGTTTTAAAACCAAATGGTGTTTTTGTAATTCTGGAAACCTCTGTTCCGGATAAAACACCGTACAGACAAGGATATAAATTTTACACCAAAAATATACTTCCGGTTATCGGAAAATTGTTCTCCAAAGACAATTCTGCTTATGGTTATTTATCAGAATCTGCCGCTGCTTTCCCTTATGGCGAAGCCCTGAACAATATTTTAAGAAAAACTGGGTTTATAGATGTTACAGCAATGCCTCAGACTTTTGGTGTAGCAACCATTTATTCAGCATCTAAAAAGTAA
- a CDS encoding porin family protein, which translates to MKKIVIVILLVLTTKGHSQFAKSMFAKDPIINLENWQKQRVYFGYYLGFNSFDFKFDYKNVTQQDIQVKKTTGFNVGVVADLRLQEYINLRFEPGLYYTKRDLYFPGVGTMEKDYLREVNSTYIHFPLLLKFSALRTGNIRPYLVGGMSTTLNLSSNSKSTDDNFEGKFRVKQWTAAYEVGFGIDFFTEYFIFSPSVRGMFGITDELIRDKPINGPSPWTDNIDSMKSRAILINFTFH; encoded by the coding sequence ATGAAAAAAATTGTAATCGTAATTTTATTAGTCTTAACGACAAAAGGACACTCTCAATTTGCCAAAAGCATGTTTGCTAAAGATCCTATTATTAATCTCGAAAACTGGCAGAAACAACGTGTCTATTTTGGGTACTATTTAGGCTTTAACAGCTTTGACTTTAAATTTGATTACAAAAATGTAACGCAGCAGGATATTCAGGTAAAAAAAACTACCGGATTCAACGTTGGAGTTGTAGCCGACTTGAGATTACAGGAATACATCAACCTGCGTTTTGAACCGGGATTGTACTACACCAAGCGTGATTTGTATTTTCCGGGAGTAGGAACAATGGAAAAAGATTATTTAAGAGAAGTAAACAGCACTTACATACATTTTCCGCTGCTTTTAAAATTTTCAGCACTTCGTACCGGAAACATCCGCCCTTACCTGGTTGGAGGAATGTCTACTACCCTAAATTTATCAAGTAACTCTAAATCGACAGATGATAACTTCGAAGGCAAATTCAGGGTAAAACAATGGACAGCCGCTTATGAAGTTGGTTTTGGGATTGATTTCTTTACAGAATATTTTATTTTCTCTCCTTCTGTAAGAGGAATGTTTGGTATTACAGATGAATTAATCCGCGACAAACCTATTAATGGGCCAAGTCCCTGGACAGATAATATCGATTCGATGAAATCAAGAGCAATTTTGATAAATTTTACTTTTCATTAA
- a CDS encoding RNA methyltransferase codes for MVSKNQIKLISGLHQKKQRFANQLFFAEGVKVIQELLQSNFELEHLYTTLNDFENVQSSKRTLINEQELKKISALTTPNTCLAVFKMPKETEIINSGLIVALDDIRDPGNLGTIMRLCDWFGIKQLVCSKESVDIYNPKVVQATMGSIARVNVNYVDLKTFISQTKLPVFGTFMDGDNIYQTALPKDGIIIMGNEANGISAEIEKIVTNRLTIPRFGELQKTESLNVATATAIILSEFKRNS; via the coding sequence ATGGTTAGTAAAAACCAAATAAAACTTATATCAGGACTGCATCAAAAAAAACAACGTTTTGCAAATCAATTATTTTTTGCCGAAGGAGTAAAAGTAATTCAAGAATTGTTGCAATCCAATTTTGAATTAGAGCATTTATACACCACTTTAAATGATTTTGAAAACGTTCAAAGCTCAAAGCGAACTCTTATTAATGAGCAGGAACTGAAAAAAATAAGTGCTTTAACGACTCCAAATACCTGTTTGGCAGTTTTTAAAATGCCAAAGGAAACAGAAATAATCAATTCCGGCTTAATCGTAGCGCTCGACGACATTCGCGATCCAGGGAATTTAGGAACGATTATGCGTCTCTGCGACTGGTTCGGGATTAAACAGCTTGTCTGTTCAAAAGAATCAGTTGATATTTACAATCCAAAAGTAGTGCAGGCTACTATGGGATCTATTGCCAGAGTTAACGTTAATTATGTTGATCTGAAAACATTTATCAGTCAGACAAAATTACCTGTTTTTGGAACCTTTATGGATGGCGATAACATTTATCAAACTGCCCTGCCAAAGGACGGAATCATTATTATGGGTAATGAAGCCAACGGAATTTCGGCAGAAATTGAAAAAATAGTTACCAATCGTCTTACGATTCCAAGATTTGGAGAGCTTCAAAAAACCGAAAGTTTAAATGTAGCTACAGCAACAGCAATTATTCTTAGTGAATTTAAACGAAATAGTTAA
- a CDS encoding BamA/TamA family outer membrane protein, with protein MKNNSTKIIAFPLIAILICACNAVKRVPDGKNLLVKNNIVVNGKNTNDENASNQMYQKPNGTLLGYRLRLNLYNLANLNPDSTYAAKFKNNPGLYERQSKLLSAKQVDRLGQSFLYKGIHEFLKNTGEPPVIIDTSKTKKTLTRLKFYYFNNGYFNVSTAYTIDSIAHKKAQINYNITTGPAYKLDTIKSKISTPALDSLYKTNPEPSFLKSGNQYKTSDFEEEKNRLTTYFRNHGAYFFQPTYVTFDIDTIGKKDKADVTLIINNNNIQERDSSRTEPFKLYKISDVNIYTDYSPANAKMPIQDSTSYNNFNLYSYKTLKYKPRAITDAIFISKGSTFSDTRTTLTSRYLNNLKIFNYPSIQYEVDKRDSTAQSLIAKVYLTPRKKYSFGATLDFTHSNIQDFGIGASISETIRNVFNRAETLEISARANIGSSKDMANPNNTFFNVSEYGVDLKLNFPRILLPFGTEKIIPKRMIPSTAISAGFSKQTNIGLDKENFTGGISYNWSPKRHNTVKFDLLNAQFVRNLNPNNYYRVYTSSYRELNNIAQSYNTDAGNIDDQGNLTIPDGAADFTNDVLNNTTALQPGDPAYRDVESIEERRVRLTENDFILASSYTFTKTTKKDLADNNFYQFKTKIESAGTLLSAVSSIGGLPKNAKGNYEIFNLEYAEYIKTEFDYIKHWDFGKEKVLAVRSFFGIAIPFGNSDYIPFSRSYYSGGSNDNRGWQPYALGPGSTNAVDDFNEANMKIALSAEYRFKIFGDVKGAIFADAGNIWNVLDNVTDEKARFSSLNDLEEIALGSGFGLRYDLSFFVIRLDLGFKTYNPAHDKGSRWFKEYNFGHSVLNFGINYPF; from the coding sequence TTGAAAAATAATTCCACAAAAATAATAGCATTTCCCTTAATAGCAATACTTATTTGTGCTTGTAATGCTGTAAAAAGAGTTCCTGATGGAAAAAACCTTCTTGTAAAAAATAATATTGTTGTAAACGGAAAAAACACCAATGATGAAAATGCATCTAACCAGATGTATCAAAAACCAAATGGTACTTTACTTGGTTACAGGCTCCGTTTAAACTTATACAATCTTGCTAATTTAAATCCGGATTCGACTTATGCTGCAAAATTTAAAAACAATCCGGGACTTTATGAGCGTCAGTCAAAATTACTTTCGGCTAAGCAGGTAGACCGTCTTGGACAGTCTTTTTTATACAAAGGAATCCATGAATTTTTAAAAAATACCGGAGAACCTCCAGTAATCATCGATACATCTAAAACAAAAAAAACGCTGACCCGCTTAAAGTTCTATTACTTTAACAATGGTTATTTTAATGTATCAACAGCCTACACAATAGATAGTATTGCACACAAAAAAGCTCAGATAAACTACAACATTACAACTGGGCCGGCTTATAAACTTGACACAATTAAGAGCAAAATTTCGACTCCTGCCCTTGATTCTTTATATAAAACAAATCCGGAGCCATCTTTTTTAAAATCAGGAAATCAATACAAAACTTCTGATTTTGAAGAAGAGAAAAACCGTCTTACGACTTATTTCAGAAACCATGGCGCTTACTTTTTTCAACCCACTTATGTGACATTTGATATTGATACAATTGGCAAGAAAGATAAAGCCGATGTAACACTTATAATCAATAACAACAATATCCAAGAAAGAGATTCAAGCAGAACAGAGCCTTTTAAATTGTACAAAATCAGCGATGTAAACATCTATACTGATTATTCTCCGGCAAATGCAAAAATGCCAATACAAGACAGTACATCGTATAACAATTTTAATTTATACAGTTATAAGACCTTAAAATACAAACCACGTGCCATTACCGATGCTATATTTATCAGTAAAGGAAGTACTTTTTCAGATACCAGAACTACACTTACATCACGTTATTTAAACAATCTTAAGATTTTCAATTATCCATCGATCCAATACGAAGTCGACAAACGTGATTCTACAGCGCAGTCACTTATTGCAAAAGTATACCTGACGCCAAGAAAAAAATACAGTTTTGGAGCTACTCTGGACTTTACACATTCTAATATTCAGGATTTTGGTATTGGAGCCAGTATTTCTGAAACGATCCGAAATGTTTTTAACAGAGCCGAAACGCTTGAAATTTCGGCACGTGCCAATATTGGATCATCAAAAGATATGGCAAACCCGAATAATACATTTTTTAATGTTTCGGAGTATGGAGTCGATTTAAAACTGAATTTCCCAAGAATCCTGCTTCCCTTTGGAACAGAAAAAATTATCCCGAAAAGGATGATTCCTTCTACTGCTATTTCGGCAGGTTTTTCGAAACAAACCAATATTGGTCTTGATAAAGAAAACTTCACGGGCGGAATCTCTTATAACTGGTCGCCTAAACGACACAATACAGTTAAATTTGACCTGCTTAATGCCCAATTCGTAAGAAACTTAAATCCAAATAATTATTACAGGGTTTATACATCGTCTTACAGGGAATTAAACAATATTGCACAAAGTTACAACACTGATGCAGGGAATATAGACGATCAGGGAAATCTAACAATTCCTGACGGGGCGGCAGATTTTACCAACGATGTGTTAAATAACACTACTGCTTTACAACCTGGAGACCCAGCTTATAGAGATGTAGAAAGTATCGAAGAAAGAAGAGTCCGTCTTACCGAAAACGACTTTATTCTGGCTTCCAGCTACACTTTTACCAAAACAACTAAAAAAGATCTTGCAGATAATAATTTCTATCAGTTTAAAACCAAAATTGAATCGGCAGGAACTTTATTATCGGCGGTTTCAAGCATAGGAGGCCTTCCAAAGAATGCAAAAGGCAACTACGAAATTTTTAATCTTGAATATGCTGAGTATATCAAAACTGAATTTGATTACATCAAACACTGGGATTTTGGAAAAGAAAAAGTTCTGGCGGTAAGAAGCTTTTTTGGAATCGCGATTCCGTTTGGAAATTCAGATTATATTCCGTTTTCACGAAGTTATTATTCTGGAGGTTCAAACGATAACCGAGGCTGGCAGCCTTATGCTCTTGGACCGGGAAGTACGAATGCTGTAGACGACTTTAACGAGGCCAATATGAAGATCGCTCTTAGTGCCGAATATCGATTTAAAATCTTTGGCGATGTTAAGGGAGCTATCTTTGCAGACGCCGGAAATATCTGGAATGTGCTCGATAATGTGACAGATGAGAAGGCAAGATTTTCCAGCTTAAACGATTTAGAAGAAATTGCTTTGGGTTCCGGATTTGGTTTGCGATACGATTTAAGCTTTTTTGTTATCCGCTTAGATTTAGGCTTCAAGACCTATAATCCGGCGCATGACAAGGGAAGCAGATGGTTTAAAGAATATAATTTTGGGCATTCGGTCTTAAATTTTGGTATAAATTATCCATTCTAA
- the fbaA gene encoding class II fructose-bisphosphate aldolase produces MAHNIKPGVATGDQVQEIFNYAKEKGFALPAVNVTGSSTINGVLETAAKLNAPVIIQFSNGGAQFNAGKGLSNAGEKSAIAGGIAGAKHIHTLAEAYGATVILHTDHCAKKLLPWIDGLLDASEKHFAETGKPLFSSHMIDLSEEPIEENIEICKEYLARMSKMGMTLEIELGITGGEEDGVDNSDVDSSKLYTQPEEVAYAYEELSKVSPKFTIAAAFGNVHGVYKPGNVKLTPKILKNSQDFVQNKFNTGHNPVDFVFHGGSGSTLEEIREAIGYGVIKMNIDTDLQFAYTEGIRDYMVNNIEYLKSQIGNPEGADVPNKKYYDPRKWVRESEVTFNARLEQAFADLNNVNTL; encoded by the coding sequence ATGGCACACAACATTAAACCAGGAGTAGCTACAGGAGATCAAGTTCAGGAGATTTTTAATTATGCTAAAGAAAAAGGTTTTGCATTACCTGCTGTAAACGTTACGGGGTCTAGCACAATTAACGGAGTACTTGAAACTGCAGCGAAACTAAATGCGCCAGTTATTATTCAATTTTCAAACGGAGGAGCACAATTCAACGCCGGAAAAGGTTTATCTAATGCAGGTGAGAAATCAGCAATCGCTGGTGGTATCGCCGGAGCAAAACATATCCACACTTTAGCAGAGGCGTACGGTGCAACTGTAATTTTACACACTGACCACTGTGCAAAAAAATTATTACCTTGGATTGATGGTTTATTAGACGCTTCTGAAAAACATTTCGCAGAAACAGGAAAACCATTATTTAGTTCTCACATGATCGATTTATCTGAAGAGCCAATCGAAGAGAACATTGAAATCTGTAAAGAATACCTGGCTAGAATGAGCAAAATGGGAATGACATTAGAAATCGAACTTGGTATTACAGGTGGTGAAGAAGATGGTGTTGACAACTCAGACGTAGACAGCTCAAAATTATACACACAGCCAGAAGAAGTAGCTTATGCTTACGAAGAATTATCTAAAGTAAGTCCTAAATTTACAATCGCAGCGGCTTTTGGTAACGTTCACGGGGTTTACAAACCAGGAAACGTAAAATTAACTCCAAAAATCTTAAAAAATTCTCAGGATTTCGTACAAAACAAATTCAACACTGGCCACAATCCGGTAGATTTCGTTTTCCACGGAGGTTCAGGTTCTACGCTTGAAGAAATCAGAGAAGCTATTGGATACGGAGTTATCAAAATGAACATCGATACAGATTTACAGTTTGCTTATACTGAAGGAATCCGTGACTACATGGTAAACAACATTGAGTATTTAAAATCTCAAATTGGTAACCCAGAAGGTGCTGACGTTCCTAACAAAAAATACTATGACCCAAGAAAATGGGTACGTGAAAGCGAAGTAACATTCAACGCAAGACTTGAACAAGCTTTTGCAGATTTAAACAACGTGAATACACTATAA